In a single window of the Biomphalaria glabrata chromosome 13, xgBioGlab47.1, whole genome shotgun sequence genome:
- the LOC129922561 gene encoding uncharacterized protein LOC129922561 has translation MKRQDKMKRQDKMKRQDKMKRQDRMKRQDKIDEETGQDEETGQDEGTGQDEETGQDEETGQDEETGQDEGTGQDEETGQDEETGHDEETEQYEETGQDEETGQDEGTGQDEGTGQDEETGQDEETGQDEETGQDEETGQDEETGQDMGQDKMKGQGKMKRQDKMKGQDKMKRQDKMKGQDKMKRQDKMKRQDKMNRQRREDNNERRKTEKRSRSG, from the coding sequence ATGAAGAGACAGGACAAGATGAAGAGACAAGACAAGATGAAGAGACAGGACAAGATGAAGAGACAGGACAGGATGAAGAGACAGGACAAGATAGATGAAGAGACAGGACAAGATGAAGAGACAGGACAAGATGAAGGGACAGGACAAGATGAAGAGACAGGACAAGATGAAGAGACAGGACAAGATGAAGAGACAGGACAAGATGAAGGGACAGGACAAGATGAAGAGACAGGACAAGATGAAGAGACAGGACACGATGAAGAGACAGAACAATATGAAGAGACAGGACAAGACGAAGAGACAGGACAAGATGAAGGGACAGGACAAGATGAAGGGACAGGACAAGATGAAGAGACAGGACAAGATGAAGAGACAGGACAAGATGAAGAGACAGGACAAGATGAAGAGACAGGACAAGATGAAGAGACAGGACAAGATATGGGACAGGACAAGATGAAGGGACAGGGCAAGATGAAGAGACAGGACAAGATGAAGGGACAGGACAAGATGAAGAGACAGGACAAGATGAAGGGACAGGACAAGATGAAGAGACAGGACAAGATGAAGAGACAGGACAAGATGAATAGACAGAGACGGGAAGACAACAATGAAAGGCGTAAGACAGAGAAAAGAAgtcgcagtggctga
- the LOC129922562 gene encoding seminal vesicle major clotting proteins-like, whose amino-acid sequence MKRQDKMKGQDKMKRQDKIKGQDKMKGQDKMKGQDKMKGQDKIKRQDKMKRQDKMKRKDNMKRQDKMKRQEKMKRQDKMKRQDKIKGQDKMKGQDKMKGQDKMKGQDKMKGQDKIKRQDMMKRQDKMKRQDKMKRQDKMKRQDKMKRQEKMKRWDRTR is encoded by the coding sequence ATGAAGAGACAGGACAAGATGAAGGGACAGGACAAGATGAAGAGACAGGACAAGATTAAGGGACAGGACAAGATGAAGGGACAGGACAAGATGAAGGGACAGGACAAGATGAAGGGACAGGACAAGATAAAGAGACAGGACAAGATGAAGAGACAGGACAAGATGAAGAGAAAGGACAATATGAAGAGACAAGACAAGATGAAGAGACAGGAAAAGATGAAGAGACAGGACAAGATGAAGAGACAGGACAAGATTAAGGGACAGGACAAGATGAAGGGACAGGACAAGATGAAGGGACAGGACAAGATGAAGGGACAGGACAAGATGAAGGGACAGGACAAGATAAAGAGACAGGACATGATGAAGAGACAGGACAAGATGAAGAGACAGGACAAGATGAAGAGACAGGACAAGATGAAGAGACAAGACAAGATGAAGAGACAGGAAAAGATGAAGAGATGGGACAGGACAAGATGA